The Alteriqipengyuania halimionae genome contains a region encoding:
- a CDS encoding ACT domain-containing protein, whose translation MAIEHIRIRFETREGMLRRVLGLIEARGFAIRSMQLTSDERHSVATLGLRAIDDSRRIEKLLRLLSRFDGVEPEAIASPTPAPTPTMSEVRHVVAN comes from the coding sequence ATGGCAATTGAGCACATTCGCATCCGCTTCGAGACCCGCGAGGGCATGCTGCGTCGTGTGCTCGGCCTGATCGAGGCGCGCGGCTTCGCGATCCGCTCGATGCAGCTGACCAGCGACGAACGCCATTCGGTCGCCACGCTCGGCCTGCGCGCGATCGACGACAGCCGCCGGATCGAAAAGCTGCTCCGCCTCCTCAGCCGGTTCGACGGGGTCGAGCCCGAAGCCATCGCATCCCCCACTCCTGCCCCCACTCCAACCATGTCGGAGGTGCGCCATGTCGTCGCAAACTGA
- the ilvG gene encoding acetolactate synthase 2 catalytic subunit yields the protein MTTAAASIPPAERTAPRSGAQIVVDTLEKLGVETLYGYPGGAIMPVYDALARGNLRHILVRHEQAAAFAADAHGRRTGRAGVCLATSGPGATNLITGIANAFLDSVPMVAITGQVGQPLMGTDAFQETDIFGMTLPIVKHSVIIRDPSEIQAAMTEAFIIAESGRPGPVLIDLPKDVQQAIYDGEQVGTRSRAKGSTVSRDAAAAAEDLIRGAKRPLFYLGGGIARSGATREARNAIEASGIPSVATLQGLGVLPSDHEQMLGMLGMHGTRAANMAVQECDLLIVFGARFDDRATGRLDQFAPHAKVLHFDTDAAEMGKLRHADAAIGGNLSTAIEHVDFTTSDIADWQDHCTRLVAENPTRYDAPGNGIYAPAMLHTLAEQVGEDFVAACDVGQHQMWVAQHCGFSDPRHHLTSGGLGAMGYGLPAAIGAALAEPKSEVYCICGDGGFQMNLQELATLRRYRIPVKIVLLDNAMLGLVRQWQELFFGENYSEVDLSDNPDFVEVAHAFGIEAFGIERREEVDEAIARLRAAKGPILCHVKIDPEENVWPLVPPGKSNAEMMETKDGN from the coding sequence ATGACCACCGCCGCTGCTTCCATCCCGCCCGCCGAGCGAACGGCCCCGCGTTCCGGGGCGCAAATCGTGGTGGACACGCTGGAGAAACTCGGCGTGGAGACGCTGTACGGCTATCCCGGCGGGGCGATCATGCCGGTATACGACGCGCTGGCGCGCGGAAACTTGCGCCACATCCTCGTTCGCCATGAACAGGCCGCCGCCTTTGCCGCAGATGCGCATGGGCGGCGGACCGGGCGCGCGGGCGTGTGCCTCGCCACCAGCGGTCCGGGCGCGACCAACCTCATCACCGGCATCGCCAATGCGTTTCTCGATTCGGTGCCGATGGTCGCGATCACCGGCCAGGTCGGCCAGCCCTTGATGGGCACCGATGCGTTTCAGGAGACCGATATTTTCGGGATGACCCTGCCGATCGTGAAGCACTCGGTCATCATCCGCGATCCGAGCGAGATCCAGGCCGCGATGACCGAGGCCTTCATCATCGCCGAAAGCGGCCGCCCCGGCCCGGTGCTGATCGACCTGCCCAAGGATGTCCAGCAGGCGATCTACGACGGCGAGCAGGTCGGGACGCGCAGCCGGGCGAAGGGTTCGACCGTGTCGCGGGATGCCGCCGCCGCGGCCGAAGACCTGATCCGTGGCGCGAAACGGCCGCTCTTCTACCTCGGCGGCGGCATCGCCCGCAGCGGTGCGACGCGCGAAGCACGCAACGCGATCGAAGCGAGCGGAATTCCCTCGGTCGCGACCTTGCAGGGTCTCGGCGTGCTGCCGTCCGACCACGAGCAGATGCTCGGAATGCTCGGCATGCATGGCACCCGGGCGGCGAATATGGCCGTGCAGGAATGCGACCTGCTGATCGTGTTCGGCGCGCGGTTCGACGATCGCGCGACCGGTCGTCTCGACCAGTTCGCGCCCCACGCCAAGGTGCTGCATTTCGATACCGATGCCGCGGAAATGGGCAAGTTGCGCCATGCCGACGCGGCGATCGGCGGCAATCTGTCGACCGCGATCGAACATGTCGACTTCACTACCTCCGACATCGCCGACTGGCAGGACCATTGCACCCGCCTCGTGGCCGAAAACCCGACGCGCTACGATGCGCCGGGCAACGGAATCTACGCCCCCGCCATGCTCCACACCCTGGCCGAACAGGTCGGCGAAGATTTCGTCGCCGCTTGCGACGTGGGTCAGCACCAGATGTGGGTGGCGCAGCATTGCGGCTTTTCCGATCCGCGCCACCACCTCACCAGCGGCGGTCTGGGCGCGATGGGCTATGGCCTGCCCGCCGCGATCGGCGCCGCCCTCGCCGAGCCGAAAAGCGAGGTCTACTGCATCTGCGGCGACGGCGGCTTCCAGATGAACCTGCAGGAACTCGCCACGCTGCGCCGCTATCGCATCCCGGTGAAGATCGTGCTGCTCGACAACGCCATGCTCGGTCTCGTGCGCCAATGGCAGGAGCTGTTCTTCGGCGAGAATTATTCGGAAGTCGATCTCAGCGACAATCCAGACTTCGTCGAAGTCGCACATGCCTTCGGGATCGAAGCCTTCGGGATCGAGCGCCGCGAGGAAGTCGACGAGGCGATCGCGCGCCTGCGCGCCGCGAAGGGCCCGATCCTGTGTCACGTGAAAATCGATCCCGAAGAGAATGTCTGGCCGCTGGTGCCGCCGGGCAAATCGAATGCTGAAATGATGGAGACCAAAGATGGCAATTGA
- the ilvC gene encoding ketol-acid reductoisomerase, with the protein MQVFTDNDAKPASVRDHKVAIIGYGSQGRAHALNLKDSGCDVIIGLREGSSTTAKAQAAGFTVMSVAEASKAAKLVAILTPDMSHEAIFDSEIAPNLEAGDALLFAHGFTVLYERVKPADDIDVIMVAPKGPGDLVRREYERGAGVPCLFAVHQDASGEARDKALGYAALIGGTVAGAIQTTFREETETDLFGEQAVLCGGATELVVAGYETLTEAGYAPEIAYYECLHELKLIVDLLYEGGLTKMHEFISETAIYGDLVSGPRVINDETRARMKDVLTDIQNGTFARNWVAENEAGKPKYNAMLEADMNQPIEETGKRLRAMMPWLQQKRKNAA; encoded by the coding sequence ATGCAGGTTTTCACTGACAACGACGCCAAGCCCGCCTCCGTTCGCGACCACAAGGTCGCGATCATCGGCTACGGCAGCCAGGGCCGCGCCCACGCGCTCAACCTCAAGGATTCGGGTTGCGATGTGATCATCGGCCTGCGCGAGGGATCGTCGACCACGGCCAAAGCACAGGCCGCAGGCTTCACCGTGATGTCGGTGGCCGAGGCGAGCAAGGCGGCAAAGCTCGTCGCGATCCTGACGCCCGACATGAGCCACGAAGCGATCTTCGATAGCGAGATCGCACCCAATCTCGAAGCGGGCGACGCACTCCTGTTCGCGCATGGCTTCACCGTGCTTTACGAACGCGTCAAACCCGCAGACGACATCGACGTCATCATGGTTGCGCCCAAGGGGCCGGGCGATCTGGTCCGCCGCGAATACGAACGCGGCGCTGGCGTGCCTTGCCTGTTTGCCGTGCACCAAGATGCCAGCGGCGAGGCGCGCGACAAGGCGCTCGGCTATGCCGCATTGATCGGCGGCACGGTTGCCGGGGCGATCCAGACGACCTTCCGCGAGGAAACCGAAACCGATCTGTTCGGCGAACAGGCGGTGCTGTGCGGCGGCGCGACCGAACTGGTCGTGGCCGGGTACGAAACGCTGACCGAAGCTGGGTACGCGCCCGAAATCGCCTATTACGAATGCCTTCACGAGCTGAAGCTGATCGTCGACCTGCTCTACGAAGGCGGCCTCACCAAGATGCACGAGTTCATCTCAGAGACCGCGATCTACGGCGACCTCGTTTCCGGCCCGCGCGTCATCAACGACGAGACCCGCGCGCGGATGAAGGACGTGCTGACCGACATCCAGAACGGCACTTTCGCGCGCAACTGGGTGGCCGAGAACGAAGCGGGCAAGCCGAAATACAACGCCATGCTCGAAGCCGACATGAACCAGCCCATCGAAGAGACCGGCAAGCGCCTGCGCGCGATGATGCCGTGGCTCCAGCAGAAGCGAAAGAACGCCGCCTGA
- the ilvD gene encoding dihydroxy-acid dehydratase, translated as MMTDIKPKISDAITKGPAKAPARAMLRAAGYDDEAMARPMVAVVNTWSTVTPCNMHLADLAEPVREGLREGGATPVDFNTIVVSDGITMGGEGMRASLISREVIADSIELAVRGHSLDAAIIMVGCDKTIPAAAMALARLDIPGLVFYGGTILPGCLNGKDLSIQDVFEAVGAHAKGDIDDAELDAVERHACPGAGACGGQFTANTMAMALTMMGIAPMGAADPPAVDDHKPDEARRCGRLAAKLAQEGISARSFVTRESLRNAATAVVASGGSTNAVLHLPAIAAEAGIAFPIETFDELSREVPVITDLKPGGRFLARDLFAAGGIRLFGQRLAEAGMIADIPTCTMRSLHEELGDAQESAGQEVVKSPADPVKRTGGLSILYGDLAPEGGVLKTAGYGTKSFTGPARVFEGEEACFAAVSAREIKAGDVVIIRNEGPKGGPGMREMLAVTAAIAGQGLAGQVALITDGRFSGASHGFVIGHVSPEAAVGGPIALVENGDEVTIDTTTRRIDVAIDWDARRENFSPPPRKSMGGAFDKYARLVSSAAYGATTIPPVRHDQEQGN; from the coding sequence ATGATGACCGATATCAAGCCCAAGATTTCAGACGCGATCACCAAGGGACCGGCCAAGGCCCCCGCCCGCGCGATGCTGCGCGCGGCCGGTTACGACGACGAGGCGATGGCGCGGCCGATGGTGGCCGTGGTCAATACCTGGTCGACGGTGACGCCGTGCAACATGCATCTCGCCGACCTGGCCGAGCCGGTCCGCGAAGGGCTGCGCGAAGGCGGTGCGACGCCGGTCGATTTCAACACCATCGTCGTGTCCGACGGAATCACCATGGGCGGCGAAGGCATGCGCGCCTCGCTGATCAGCCGCGAGGTGATTGCCGACTCCATCGAACTCGCCGTGCGCGGCCATTCGCTGGACGCGGCCATCATCATGGTCGGTTGCGACAAGACCATTCCTGCCGCCGCCATGGCCCTCGCCCGGCTCGACATCCCGGGGCTCGTTTTCTACGGCGGGACGATCCTGCCCGGCTGCCTCAACGGCAAGGACCTGTCCATCCAGGATGTGTTCGAAGCGGTCGGCGCCCATGCCAAGGGCGATATCGACGATGCCGAGCTCGACGCGGTCGAGCGGCACGCCTGCCCCGGCGCGGGCGCGTGCGGCGGCCAGTTCACCGCGAACACCATGGCCATGGCGCTGACCATGATGGGCATTGCGCCGATGGGCGCCGCCGATCCGCCCGCCGTCGACGATCACAAGCCCGATGAGGCACGCCGCTGCGGTCGCCTCGCCGCGAAGCTCGCGCAGGAAGGGATCTCGGCGCGAAGCTTCGTGACCAGGGAATCGCTGCGCAATGCCGCGACCGCGGTCGTTGCCAGCGGCGGATCGACCAATGCGGTGCTTCACCTGCCCGCCATCGCGGCCGAGGCCGGCATCGCCTTCCCGATCGAAACCTTCGATGAATTGTCGCGCGAGGTTCCGGTGATCACCGATCTGAAGCCTGGTGGGCGTTTCCTCGCCCGCGACCTGTTTGCCGCCGGCGGCATCCGCCTGTTCGGCCAGCGCCTGGCCGAGGCGGGGATGATCGCCGATATCCCCACCTGCACCATGCGTTCGCTCCATGAAGAGCTGGGCGATGCGCAGGAGTCGGCGGGTCAGGAAGTCGTCAAATCGCCTGCCGATCCGGTCAAACGTACCGGCGGCCTATCGATCCTCTATGGCGATCTGGCGCCCGAAGGCGGGGTGCTCAAGACCGCCGGCTACGGCACCAAGAGCTTCACCGGCCCGGCCCGCGTGTTCGAAGGCGAGGAAGCGTGTTTCGCCGCCGTCTCCGCGCGGGAGATCAAGGCCGGCGATGTCGTCATCATCCGCAATGAGGGGCCCAAGGGCGGCCCCGGCATGCGCGAAATGCTGGCGGTGACCGCAGCGATCGCGGGCCAGGGCCTGGCCGGCCAGGTCGCGCTGATCACCGATGGGCGTTTCTCGGGCGCGAGCCATGGCTTCGTGATCGGCCACGTCTCGCCCGAAGCGGCGGTCGGCGGACCAATCGCGCTGGTCGAGAACGGCGACGAGGTGACGATCGACACCACCACCCGCCGCATCGACGTCGCGATCGACTGGGACGCGCGGCGCGAAAACTTCTCCCCACCTCCCCGCAAATCGATGGGCGGTGCCTTCGACAAATACGCCCGCCTCGTTTCCTCCGCCGCTTACGGCGCCACCACCATCCCACCCGTCCGGCACGACCAAGAACAAGGAAATTGA
- the thyA gene encoding thymidylate synthase: MASTFLRDDSRPDPNHWEYQYLDLMRRIWEEGSERQDRTGVGTRSIMGAILRFDLADGAMPLITTKRVYWKTATREMLWFLTGSTNIRPLVLQGVKIWNEWPHARYLLETGDRMSLDDFVARIIEDDAFAAQWGDLGPVYGKQWVDWPTYEQAGEDEQGALFRKGEGINQVAEVVRSLRDNPGSRRHIIEGWNVAQLDSMALPPCHKTYQFHVAGERLNLALYQRSCDVALGLPFNLWGAAIMLRMMAQQTGHEPGELVWMGGDTHLYLNHAHLIEEQLSRQPAGTPRLELRQADSIFDYTIDDFSVTGYDPHPPIKAPVAV; encoded by the coding sequence ATGGCCAGCACCTTTCTCCGTGACGATTCCCGCCCCGATCCAAACCACTGGGAATACCAGTATCTCGATCTGATGCGGCGCATCTGGGAGGAGGGCAGCGAACGACAGGATCGCACCGGCGTGGGCACGCGTTCGATCATGGGCGCCATCCTGCGATTCGACCTGGCCGATGGCGCGATGCCGCTGATCACCACCAAGCGCGTCTACTGGAAGACGGCGACGCGCGAGATGCTGTGGTTCCTGACCGGCAGCACGAATATCCGCCCGCTCGTGCTGCAAGGCGTGAAGATCTGGAACGAATGGCCGCATGCGCGCTACCTGCTGGAAACCGGCGACCGGATGTCGCTCGACGATTTCGTCGCGCGAATCATCGAGGACGATGCCTTTGCCGCACAATGGGGGGATCTGGGCCCGGTCTATGGTAAGCAATGGGTCGATTGGCCGACCTACGAACAGGCCGGGGAAGACGAGCAGGGCGCACTTTTTCGCAAGGGCGAAGGCATCAACCAGGTGGCCGAAGTGGTCCGCTCGCTGAGGGACAACCCCGGCAGCCGCCGCCATATCATCGAAGGGTGGAACGTCGCCCAGCTCGATTCGATGGCGCTTCCGCCATGCCACAAGACCTACCAATTCCATGTCGCGGGCGAGCGGCTCAACCTGGCGCTATACCAGCGCTCCTGCGATGTCGCACTTGGCCTCCCGTTCAATCTCTGGGGTGCCGCAATCATGCTGCGGATGATGGCGCAGCAGACCGGGCACGAACCGGGCGAGCTGGTGTGGATGGGGGGCGATACCCACCTTTATCTGAACCATGCGCATCTGATCGAGGAACAGTTGTCGCGTCAGCCGGCGGGCACGCCCCGGCTCGAGTTGCGGCAGGCCGATTCGATCTTCGATTACACGATCGACGATTTCAGCGTTACCGGCTACGATCCGCATCCGCCGATCAAGGCGCCCGTCGCGGTCTGA
- a CDS encoding 3-methyl-2-oxobutanoate dehydrogenase (2-methylpropanoyl-transferring) subunit alpha, with protein sequence MAGNGDTDTRGNLPPLSLHVPEPKFRPGDEVDFSHIGVTEPGAQPRPDENCEAGETHPLCNDLIRVLGDDNKAHGPWDPKLDPETLRRMLQTMALTRAFDERMFRGQRQGKTSFYMKCTGEEATSISTAMALADDDMIFPSYRQQGALISRGYPLIEMINQIYSNEGDKLKGRQLPIMYSARDYSFYTISGNLATQVPQAVGFGMASAIKGDTKIAATWVGDGSTAEGDFHAACTFASVYRAPVVINVVNNQWAISSFSGFAGAENATFAARAIGYGIAGLRVDGNDPLACYAAERWAANRARSNAGPTLIEFFSYRAEGHSTSDDPSGYRSAQEREEWPLGDPVMRLKNHLIALGEWDEDGQAKMDLEAAEQVKAANTEAQKLGTLGHGMHQPFETMFEDVYEDVPWHLAEQREQSLREKEIKFGKKDPGEAQ encoded by the coding sequence ATGGCCGGAAACGGCGATACCGATACGCGCGGCAATCTGCCCCCGCTGTCGCTCCATGTGCCCGAACCGAAATTCAGACCCGGCGACGAGGTCGATTTCTCGCATATCGGAGTGACCGAACCCGGAGCGCAGCCGCGCCCCGACGAGAATTGCGAAGCGGGGGAGACCCATCCGCTGTGCAACGACCTGATTCGCGTCCTGGGTGACGACAACAAGGCGCACGGCCCCTGGGATCCCAAGCTCGATCCCGAGACGCTGCGCCGCATGCTGCAGACGATGGCGCTCACCCGTGCCTTCGATGAGCGCATGTTCCGCGGGCAGCGCCAGGGCAAGACCAGCTTTTACATGAAGTGCACCGGTGAAGAGGCGACCAGCATCTCCACCGCGATGGCGCTGGCGGACGACGACATGATCTTCCCGTCCTATCGCCAGCAGGGCGCGCTGATTTCGCGCGGCTATCCGCTGATCGAGATGATCAACCAGATCTATTCGAACGAGGGCGACAAGCTCAAGGGCCGCCAGCTGCCGATCATGTATTCGGCGCGCGATTATTCGTTCTACACGATCAGCGGCAACCTCGCGACGCAGGTGCCGCAGGCCGTCGGCTTCGGCATGGCTTCGGCGATCAAGGGCGACACCAAGATCGCCGCGACCTGGGTCGGAGACGGTTCGACGGCCGAGGGCGATTTTCACGCCGCCTGCACGTTCGCCAGCGTCTATCGGGCGCCGGTCGTAATCAACGTGGTCAACAACCAGTGGGCGATTTCGAGCTTCTCCGGCTTTGCCGGTGCCGAGAACGCGACCTTCGCCGCGCGCGCGATAGGGTACGGCATTGCCGGCCTGCGCGTCGACGGCAACGATCCGCTGGCCTGCTATGCGGCCGAGCGCTGGGCTGCCAATCGCGCCCGCTCCAATGCGGGGCCGACGCTGATCGAGTTCTTCTCCTATCGCGCGGAAGGGCATTCGACCTCAGACGATCCCAGCGGCTATCGCAGCGCGCAGGAACGCGAGGAATGGCCGCTCGGCGATCCCGTCATGCGACTGAAGAACCACCTCATCGCGCTCGGCGAGTGGGACGAGGACGGGCAGGCCAAGATGGACCTCGAAGCGGCCGAACAGGTCAAGGCGGCGAACACCGAAGCGCAGAAGCTCGGCACGCTGGGCCATGGCATGCACCAGCCATTCGAAACCATGTTCGAAGACGTCTATGAGGACGTGCCCTGGCACCTGGCCGAACAGCGCGAGCAATCGCTGCGCGAGAAGGAAATCAAGTTCGGCAAGAAAGACCCGGGAGAGGCGCAATGA
- a CDS encoding alpha-ketoacid dehydrogenase subunit beta, which produces MIEAINDALDTMLGRDDDVVIFGEDAGYFGGVFRCTAGLQEKYGTSRVFDAPISECGIMAVAVGMGAYGLRPVPEIQFADYIYPGYDQIVSEAARLRYRSAGEFIAPMTIRSPYGGGIFGGQTHSQSPEALFTHISGMKTVVPSTPYDAKGLLIAAIEDNDPVVFFEPKRIYNGPFEGYYDKPAAAWRSHDASITPEGYYRIELGKANVVREGQALTVLAYGTMVHVAKKVCEEKGVDAEVIDLRTLVPVDIETIEASVEKTGRCLIVHEASRTSGFGAELSALVQERCFYHLEAPIERVTGFDTPYPHSLEWAYFPGPVRIGQALDRLMADI; this is translated from the coding sequence ATGATCGAGGCAATCAACGACGCGCTCGACACCATGCTCGGGCGTGATGACGATGTCGTGATCTTCGGCGAGGATGCCGGCTATTTCGGCGGTGTGTTCCGCTGCACTGCGGGCCTGCAGGAGAAATACGGCACGAGCCGGGTGTTCGATGCGCCGATCAGCGAATGCGGGATCATGGCGGTCGCTGTGGGGATGGGGGCCTATGGCCTGCGTCCGGTCCCCGAAATCCAGTTCGCCGACTATATCTATCCCGGTTACGACCAGATCGTGTCAGAAGCGGCGCGGCTGCGCTATCGCTCTGCCGGTGAGTTCATCGCGCCGATGACGATCCGTTCGCCCTATGGCGGCGGGATTTTCGGTGGGCAGACCCACAGCCAGAGCCCCGAGGCGCTGTTCACCCACATCTCGGGCATGAAGACCGTCGTTCCGTCGACGCCCTACGATGCCAAGGGCCTGCTGATCGCGGCGATCGAGGACAACGACCCGGTCGTATTTTTCGAGCCCAAGCGCATCTATAACGGCCCGTTTGAAGGCTATTACGACAAGCCCGCGGCCGCATGGCGCTCGCATGACGCTTCGATCACGCCCGAAGGCTATTACCGGATCGAACTGGGCAAGGCGAACGTGGTGCGTGAAGGGCAGGCGCTGACCGTGCTGGCCTACGGAACCATGGTCCACGTCGCGAAAAAGGTGTGCGAAGAGAAGGGCGTCGATGCCGAAGTGATCGACCTGCGCACGCTCGTGCCGGTGGATATCGAGACGATCGAAGCTTCGGTCGAGAAGACCGGGCGCTGTCTGATCGTCCACGAGGCGAGCCGCACGTCCGGCTTCGGCGCAGAGCTTTCCGCGCTGGTGCAGGAGCGCTGCTTCTACCACCTCGAAGCGCCGATCGAGCGCGTGACGGGCTTCGACACGCCCTATCCGCACAGCCTCGAATGGGCGTATTTTCCCGGCCCCGTCCGCATCGGACAGGCCCTCGACCGCCTGATGGCGGATATTTGA
- a CDS encoding dihydrolipoamide acetyltransferase family protein — protein sequence MGKYTFNLPDIGEGIAEAEIVDWHVKVGDTVDEDDRLADMMTDKATVEMESPVAGKIVEVAGEAGDTIAIGSMLVVIETEGDVEVEQEEVAPAPAPKAEEVEERIEVETSDASDADDAIAADPDPAPRPEPTPAPEPAEPAKVLASPAVRARAKDLGVDLGQVKPAEDGRIRHGDLDAFLSYNGGYSAGKARADEEKKVIGMRRRIAENMSASKRNIPHFTYVEEVDVTAMEELRAQLNANKGDKPKLTMLPLLISAICQTIPDFPMINARYDDEAGVVTRHGSIHLGMATQTDAGLMVPVIRDAQSKNLWQLANEILRLAEAAREGKAKSEELSGSTLTVTSLGPLGGVATTPVINRPEVAIIGPNRIIERPMFVKGPDGTERIEKRKLMNISISCDHRVVDGWDAASFIQQLKRLIEAPANILAA from the coding sequence ATGGGTAAGTACACCTTCAACCTCCCCGATATCGGCGAAGGCATTGCCGAGGCCGAGATCGTCGATTGGCACGTGAAAGTCGGCGATACGGTCGACGAGGACGATCGCCTGGCCGACATGATGACCGACAAGGCCACGGTCGAAATGGAAAGTCCGGTCGCGGGCAAGATCGTCGAAGTCGCGGGCGAGGCCGGCGACACGATCGCGATCGGATCGATGCTGGTCGTAATCGAGACCGAAGGCGACGTGGAAGTCGAGCAAGAGGAAGTCGCCCCGGCACCCGCGCCCAAGGCAGAGGAAGTCGAGGAGCGGATCGAGGTCGAAACCTCGGACGCGTCCGACGCCGACGATGCGATCGCCGCCGATCCCGATCCGGCTCCCAGGCCCGAACCCACGCCCGCACCCGAGCCTGCCGAACCGGCCAAGGTGCTCGCCTCCCCCGCCGTGCGCGCCCGCGCAAAGGATCTCGGCGTGGATCTGGGCCAGGTGAAGCCTGCCGAGGACGGCCGCATCCGCCATGGCGATCTCGACGCGTTCCTGTCGTACAATGGCGGATATTCCGCCGGTAAGGCGCGCGCCGACGAGGAAAAGAAGGTCATCGGGATGCGCCGCCGCATCGCCGAAAACATGTCCGCCTCGAAGCGCAATATTCCGCACTTCACCTATGTCGAGGAAGTCGACGTCACCGCGATGGAAGAGCTGCGCGCGCAGCTCAACGCCAACAAGGGCGACAAGCCCAAGCTGACCATGCTCCCGCTGCTGATCAGCGCGATCTGCCAGACGATCCCCGACTTCCCGATGATCAACGCGCGTTATGACGACGAGGCCGGCGTGGTAACGCGCCACGGTTCGATCCATTTGGGCATGGCGACGCAGACCGATGCGGGACTGATGGTCCCTGTCATCAGGGACGCGCAGTCGAAGAACCTGTGGCAGCTCGCCAACGAAATTTTACGGCTTGCCGAAGCGGCACGCGAAGGCAAGGCGAAGTCCGAAGAACTGTCGGGCTCGACGCTCACCGTTACCTCGCTCGGCCCGCTCGGCGGTGTGGCGACCACACCGGTGATCAATCGACCCGAGGTCGCCATTATCGGCCCCAATCGCATCATCGAACGACCGATGTTCGTGAAGGGGCCCGATGGCACCGAGCGAATCGAAAAGCGCAAGCTCATGAATATCTCGATCAGCTGCGATCACCGCGTCGTCGACGGGTGGGATGCGGCCAGCTTCATCCAGCAATTGAAGCGCCTGATCGAGGCTCCGGCCAACATTTTGGCCGCTTGA
- a CDS encoding glutathione S-transferase family protein: MLTLHHLEYSQSFRILWLLEELGADYLLERYDRDPKSRLAPDDLKQLSPLGTAPVVTDDAGLVLAESNAAIDYILDSYPDSPLRPGAGDPSRADYLFWFHAGNGSLMPMQFMNGILTMMEARSPALMRPMIKAVTSKVRDALVRPRLKRIFDLMEEDLGRHMWLAGDTMTAADITLVYSIFSAEDRGHIDANRPNIGRWIAQVRKTPSFQRATEKDGRETIVFSF, translated from the coding sequence ATGCTGACCCTTCACCACCTCGAATATTCGCAGAGCTTCCGCATCCTCTGGCTGCTCGAGGAGCTGGGCGCCGACTACCTGCTCGAGCGCTACGACCGCGACCCGAAGTCGCGGCTTGCTCCGGACGACCTGAAACAATTGTCGCCGCTGGGCACCGCGCCGGTCGTCACCGACGACGCCGGCCTCGTCCTTGCCGAGAGCAACGCCGCGATCGACTATATCCTCGATTCGTACCCCGACAGCCCGCTGCGCCCCGGCGCCGGCGATCCGTCACGTGCGGACTATCTGTTCTGGTTCCATGCGGGAAATGGCAGCCTGATGCCGATGCAGTTCATGAACGGCATTCTCACCATGATGGAAGCGCGCTCTCCCGCGCTGATGCGCCCGATGATCAAGGCGGTCACATCGAAGGTGCGCGATGCATTGGTCCGTCCGCGGCTCAAACGCATCTTCGACCTGATGGAGGAAGACCTGGGCCGTCACATGTGGCTTGCCGGCGATACCATGACCGCCGCCGACATCACGCTCGTCTATTCGATCTTCTCGGCCGAAGATCGCGGCCATATCGATGCCAACCGGCCCAATATCGGCCGCTGGATCGCACAGGTGCGCAAGACGCCCTCGTTCCAGCGCGCGACCGAGAAGGACGGGCGCGAGACGATCGTGTTCAGTTTCTGA
- a CDS encoding DUF2842 domain-containing protein — translation MRTKPTWRIPIGILALLGALALYGIAIATWIAPAIAGWNALLQTIVYLILGVIWLLPLRRFLIWMETGRFSPPDE, via the coding sequence ATGCGCACCAAGCCGACCTGGCGCATCCCGATCGGGATACTCGCGCTGCTGGGCGCGCTGGCGCTCTATGGCATTGCGATCGCCACTTGGATCGCGCCAGCGATCGCAGGCTGGAACGCGCTGTTACAAACCATCGTCTACCTCATCCTCGGGGTGATCTGGTTGCTGCCGCTGCGGCGCTTTCTGATCTGGATGGAAACCGGGCGCTTCTCACCGCCCGACGAGTGA